The region AAAAAGGGAATAAAATAACGAAAATGATGAAAAAAATTGGCCAAAAGTCAAGGATTTAGGCAAAATAGTCCAAAAAAATTCTCGGAAAAGAGAAATAAAAGAAAAACCATTACTTATTCAAAGCTTCCATATATTTTATCTTCAAAAACGTGGGCTGAAGGATCTGCCGTATAATGATCGGTAATTAATGGTTCTGAATGATATCTAATAGTGTCTTGTTGGGCTATAGAATCTTCAGCTACTTCATCTTTTTCCTCCTGTTTGTTGTTATCCTTACAACCAAAGGCAATAAGGGCCGGTAATAAAATTGGAAGGCTTTGTTTTAATTTCATTTTAAAATTGGTTTTAATGTTTCGGGTAAAAATATAAAAAAATCAATCGTATTCGTAAGTTAAATGTGCATAATATGCCCTGTAATATAGTTTTTTAAACAAATATTCACCCATTGAAAAACCTCAATTAACACAAACGGTTGTGTAAATAGATTAAAGCATTATCTCTATTCATCATCAAAAAACACTTTTTCTTATGGTGATTTCTTAAAAATTTAGATCTGAAGCTAGGTTGAGAATATTAAGAACTATCAAAAAATTTTATAATAAAGTAGCTTTAAAAAGATTGGAATATTTCTTAAATCAATTTTAGATCTTTCATAATCCCAATGAGGTGTGGGTTTGTGTTTGCCTCAAATTCCTCGCGTAATTCCTTTAAACGCTTCTCTATAGCGCTTCTACTGCTGGGCTTAATGTTTTTCTTCTTCAACTCTCTTTCAATTTCGTCCTGAGTGTAACCATTGGAGAGATATTTCACAATATTTATTTCAAATTCGTTAAGACTAAGCAGGTTTTTTTGTTTTAGAGCTTTTTCAATAGAAGGTGAATTGTATTGTTGGTTTTCACTTACAATTTTAATCGCTTCTTTTAAGTCTTTAAGACCGTTGCGGTCTTTACAAACATAGGCATCAATATTCCCAGACGCCCATAAATCGCGAACGGTTTGCGGATGGTCTTCTATGGAATTTACGATAACCTTTAGGTTTGGGTCTTCCTTTTTTAAGATTGAAATAAGTTCTTGACCTGAAGTTATTTTTTCTTTCCTAAAATCTTGTTTAAAAGAGAGGTCGCAAATAAGTAAATCAAAAGGTTGGTTATCCTTTATTGCTTTCTTTGTTCTTAACCAGGCCTGATCGCAGTATTGAGAATGTGTAACTTCTGCAATTCGGAGATCTTTTAAAACAATGGAAACAGCCTGGTTGATACTGTCCATATCTTCTGCAACAAGGACCTTTTTAAACATGATAATTTTTATAACGGGATACGGATTATAATTTTTAATCCTTTTCCCTTTTCAGTTTCAAAAATAAGTTTTCCATTTATAGAAAAAATACGGTTTTCCACATTTTACAACCCATTTCCGTTTTTGATAACTGCCATTGAAGAGCCTCGGTAGCCGATTCCTGGCTGCCGGTATAATCTTGCATTCGGCTTTGAGCGATAGCCATTTCGAGAGTTCTGCGGGCAGCTTTTGTGCTATCTCCTAATTGAAGATATCGTTTCCGGGCTTCAAAAGCATTTTTAAAAACCGCTTCCTGATTATCTAAATACCGATTAATAACCGCTTTTCTGTAAAACGACAGGGCAATGCTGCCCGTGTCTTTTTGGAATTTTGCTACCCGTTGGAGGCTATCGGCAAAAAGCAAGGCGCTGTCGTATTCTTTTAAACGGTTGTGATAGTAGATTTTGTGATCCAGTAAGAGTGCTAACAAAGTATCGGAGCTTTGTTGAGCCTGCTCAAGCCCTTTGTTGAAGAAACTTATTTTCTGCGGAATAAAATCAGTTTTTTTGGCTTTTTCATAAAAATAAGAAACCGAATCAACCGGGTTTTTATTCTCCTGAGTATTCACCTCTTTTTTTTGACAGGCCAGGAATAAAAAAGCCAGGCTAAAAAATAAGCAGTAAAAGTGCTTCATATACTCAAAAATATAAAAAGCAGGTGGCTCAAAGTTTGAATTCGAGCATTTAATTTTTTAAAATATACATAGTCAATACCAAATCCTGAAATTTTAGATCTGCAGCGATCGAAAAATTTCAATTTTCGCAGAATATCGATTAAATTTTTATTTGTTTAATAGAAAGAAGAAATTGTATATTTGCCAGCCCTCTTTGAGATCTTCGGGTTGTTTAGAGGTAGTATTGATTATTAGTGACCGAATTAATTCTTCGGTTTTAGAAATAAAATTTGGGGTTCAGAGCCTTGTGCTAAAAGTTTGTGAATTAAACTTTTGCATTAAAATTAAGTTGTGTTGTTGTCCTGTTAATTCAGGACGTGTAGTTAGCCAGTTATATCCTATGTTGTGTGGATTTGGCTAACCAATGAGAAGCTTTTTTCCGTGTATTCGGAAAGAGGCTTTTTTGTTTTTAGGAAGTTTGTAATTAATATATAGGCGAAAATATAGAATTCTTCCTGTTCAGATTAACTACAATTTTTGCTTAGTCCCCAACAATCATGCTTGATCCCTTTTTTACTATAAAGAATATAGAGGTAATGCATAATGCAAAATTAAAAAAGCCCGAGAACACTAAGTGTATCGGGCTTTTAAGGTGGTGCCTCCAGGAATCGAACCAGGGACACAAGGATTTTCAGTCCTTTGCTCTACCAACTGAGCTAAGGCACCAGTTGCTTATTGTTGTAAGCGGGTGCAAATATATATTCATTTTTATAATCTCACAAAGGAAAATTTAAAAAAATGCTTTTGTAATTTAGCCGGACAATCATTTTACTATGAATTTAATTATTGATGTTGGGAATTCTGCCGTAAAAAGTGCTGTATTTCAGAATGCTAAGATTTTGAGGTCTTACGTGTTTCCTTTTGAAAAATTTTTTGAAAAATTTCAGCAAATAAAAAAAGATTATCCTCAAATAGCTTTTTCTATCCTTTCTTCGGTAATAAAAGATACTTCAGAAATAGAAGAAATTCTTAGAAATGAAACTAAACTCTTTGTTTTAGGAGAAAACACCAGGCTTCCGTTTAAAAATAACTATGCTTCTCCTCAAACTTTAGGGAAAGACCGGTTAGCATTAGTGGCCGCCGGAGCAAAAGAATATAGTAATACAAATTTGCTGATTATTGATGCCGGAACCTGTATTACTTTCGATTTTAAAAATGATAAAAATGAATATTTAGGAGGCGCTATTTCCCCTGGGTTGCAGATGCGATTAAAAGCGCTTCATCATTTTACAGCGAAACTACCTTTAATAGAATTAGAAGAAAATATATCTTTAATTGGCGATTCTACTCAAAAAGGAATGCTCTCGGGTGTATTAAACGGGGTAGCGGCCGAGCTTGATGGAATTATTGATCGCTATAAAGCTGATTATAAATATTTAACAATTATTTTAACAGGAGGGGATACGCAAATTTTGTCAAAGCGGGTAAAAAATGGCATATTTGCCAACCCGAATTTTCTTTTAGAGGGATTAAACTACATTTTAGAATTTAACAAGACTCAATGATTAAACGATTTATAGTAATCGTAGCTGTTTTTTTTACAGTTGTTGCTACAGCTCAGGAGAATGTATCTTCACCCTATTCTTATTACGGAATTGGACTTAACACTTTTAAAGGAACTGTAGAAAACAGGTCTATGGGTGGTTTAAGTATGTTTTCAGATAGTATTCACCTTAATCTTAGAAACCCTGCCGGGTATGGAAGATTAAGAAGAACAACTTACGCTTTAGGAGGTTCTCACGAGAGATTAACCTTAAACGCTAATACAGCAGAAGATGAAGCGAAAGTTTCTTCGTTAGACTATTTAGCCATCGGTGTGCCGGTGGGAGGAAACCTTGGTTTTGCTTTTGGAGTTTTACCATATACCTCGGTAGGATATCAAATTCTGGATATTAGGGAAGATGTGGCCAGCAGGCTTGAAGGTCGTGGCGGGATGAATAAAGTTTTTCTTTCATCAGGCTATCAGGTAATTCCTTCTTTAAGCCTTGGGGTTGATGTTAATTATAACTTCGGAAACCTTCAAAATCACCGAACGCTTATTAGAGACGAGGTTCAATTAGGTTCGCGTGATGTAAGTAGATCAGATTTAATGGGCTTTAGTTATAATTTTGGTGCCGATTTTCAACAGAGATTAAAAAACGGACTTAATTTACACGCAGCGGCGACATATTCACCAACTACAAATATAGATGCTGAAAATTCCAGGCAACTAGCTACTATTGCTTTTTCACCAAACGGTGGGGAAGCAGTTGTAGAAGAACGGGATATAAATGTGGCGGACTCAGAGTTAACTTTACCGGCTAAATATACAATTGGTTTAGGGCTGGGAAGACCTAATAAATGGTTCTTTGGTGGTGAATATGTGAGTACCGATGATAATTCATTTTTAAGTGTAAACGGTGCGGGAGGTGCAAATGCAAACTTTGCAAATGCTGCACAGTATAAGTTTGGTGGGTATTTTATTCCACAATATAATTCAATTACAAATTATTTTAATCGTATTGTTTACCGGGCAGGGTTCAGGTTTGAAGAGACAGGTTTAAATATCAATAATCAGGACATTAATGAGTTTGGCATCACTTTTGGAGTTGGACTACCTGTAGGACCGGGATTTTCTAATATAAACCTTGGATTTGAGTATGGACAGCGCGGTACCACCGATTCAGGTTTAATTCAGGAAGATTTCTTTAGGCTTTCAGTAGGGCTTTCCCTTACCGAAGCCAGAAGATGGTTTGAAAGAAGAAAATTTAATTAACCACAATAATAAAACAAGAAAATGAAAGCGAGATTTATAGCATTAATTACGGGAGCCGTTTTAGGTTCAAGTGTTTTAAGCGCACAATCTAATGATTGTGCAACAATGGCTGCATTGGCTTACGACGATGCCAAAGCTAAAGATTATGATGCGGCTTATGAGCCTTTAATGAAAGTTAGAGAAGAGTGTCCAAAATATAGTTTGGCTACTTTTCAATATGGTGAACGTGCTCTTAACTATAAAATTGAGAACGCTGAAGGTGCCGAAAAAGAACAATTTATTAAAGAACTTATCGGCCTTTGGGAAGAGCGTTTGGAATTATTTCCAAATAAAACTTCTAAAGGAAAAATCTATTCTGATATCGCTCAGTTAAGATATGATCACAAATTAGGAACTAAAGAAGAATTATATAACGCTTTTGATAAAGTGTATACCGAAGATCGTGAGAACTTTACCAGCCCAAAAGGTTTGTATGCTTATTTTGATCTTATGGTAGAAATGCAGGATGCGGGAGATAGAGAACTTCAGGATGTTTTTGACAGTTACGATAAAGTATTGGCGAAAATTGAAGAGGAAGAAAATGATGCTGCCGAAAGATTAGCTCCTCTTTTGAAAAAACAAGAAGAAGGTGAAGATCTTACCACCAAAGAACAGAAGCAAATCGAATATGCTGAAATTAACCTGAAAAATTACAACCTTGTAAAAGGAAGTATTAATGCTAAATTAGGCGCAAGAGCAGATTGTGATAACTTAATTCCTCTTTATAAGAAAGATTTTGAAGAGAAAAAATCTGATGTAAATTGGTTGCAGAATGCCAACGCAAGATTATCTGCTAAAGATTGTACCGAAGATCCATTATTCTTCCAGGTTTCTGAGGCATTGCACCAATTAGAGCCTTCTGCAAATTCTGCTTACTCCTTAGGGCAGTTAGCTGAAGCCGATGGCGATAGAGCTAAAGCTTTAGAATACTATAACGAAGCTGCTGAGTTAGAAGAAGATCCTAACGATCAAGCTAGAATTTATTATAGAATTGCTTCTAACTATAAAGAAAGAGGTAGTTTTTCTCAGGCAAGAAATTATTATAGAAAAGCACTAGACGCCAAGCCTTCTTTAGGTAATGCATACTTGCAAATTTCTAATATGATTGCCCAGAGTGCTAACAATTGTGGAGAGACATCTTTTGATAAAAGAGCTGTATACTGGTTAGCTGCAGATTATGCTGCGAGAGCTGCAAGGGTAGATCCTTCTATTGCATCTAATGCAAATCAAACTGCTACAGCCTATAGAGGTAGAGCACCACAAAAATCTGACGTGTTTCAACAAGGTAGAAGTACCGGTGAAGCTATTCAAGTTGGATGTTGGATTGGGGAAACTGTGCGTATCCCACAAATGTAATATGAGATTAACATATAAGGAAATAATAACAGGCATTGTCACGCTCACCGGCGTGACAATGCTTTTTTCATGTCAGGGTAATCTTAATGAAATTCGGGCTTTAGAAATTGAAGGTGATGCTCCACAAGCTATTGCTGAAGGAATAAACCTAAAATATACCGATTCCGGGAGAATGGTGGCTAATTTAAAAAGCCCCCGAATGATGGATTTTACAAATAAAGAATTCCCTTACCGTGAATTTCCCGATGGTTTGGAATTGGAGATTTATGATGAAAACAACGAGAAAAGTACGGTTACTTCAGATTATGGGATTATTTACGACGGTACCAATCTTATAGATTTACAGGGAAATGTGGTGATTTACACCGCCGATAGTTTGCGCCTGGAAGCTTCGCAGCTATTTTGGGACCAGAATATAAACTGGGTTTTTACGGATAAACCCAATACCATTAAATTTCCAAACGGAGCTCTTAACGATGGTGAAGGTTTTGATGCTAATCAAAATTTCGGTAATTTTCGCTCCCGAACCAATGTGGGAATTCAAATTATAAAAGACAATAAATCAGATGAGTAAATATTTTAAATATTTTGAATACGCTTATTTATTTATAGCGGTATTCTTTCTCTATGAAAGTATTAGAATTTGGAATACCGAGCGTAGCAGGGCATATTTGTTCATCTTTTTCGTAGTAATATCTATCTTTATGTTCTTCTTTAAGAGACGATTTAGGCGAAAAATAGAAGAGCGTAACAAGCAGGAATAATGGAAGTTGAAATTTTTATCATTGTCCTTTCCTTAATTTTATCTGCTTTCTTTTCCGGGATGGAAATCGCTTATATTTCCTCTAACAAGATCTATATTGAAATAGAAAAGCGCCAAAACGATTTTTTGGCTACCATTCTTAAAAGATTAACCAAAAAGCCTTCAAAATTTATCGCTACCATGTTGGTAGGGAATAACATTGCCCTGGTGGTTTACGGTTTTTTTATGGGCGATTTACTTATGATCTGGCTTGAGGGTCTTCAGCCTGTAAATAACGCTTTCTTTGAATATCTTATCGTAGATCTCAATTTATTTACCCAAACGGTAATTTCTACGCTGGTAATTTTGCTTACCGCTGAATTTCTTCCGAAGGTGTTTTTCCAAATTTACGCGAATAGCATGCTAAAGTTTTTCGC is a window of Salegentibacter salegens DNA encoding:
- a CDS encoding type III pantothenate kinase, with the protein product MNLIIDVGNSAVKSAVFQNAKILRSYVFPFEKFFEKFQQIKKDYPQIAFSILSSVIKDTSEIEEILRNETKLFVLGENTRLPFKNNYASPQTLGKDRLALVAAGAKEYSNTNLLIIDAGTCITFDFKNDKNEYLGGAISPGLQMRLKALHHFTAKLPLIELEENISLIGDSTQKGMLSGVLNGVAAELDGIIDRYKADYKYLTIILTGGDTQILSKRVKNGIFANPNFLLEGLNYILEFNKTQ
- a CDS encoding response regulator, which produces MFKKVLVAEDMDSINQAVSIVLKDLRIAEVTHSQYCDQAWLRTKKAIKDNQPFDLLICDLSFKQDFRKEKITSGQELISILKKEDPNLKVIVNSIEDHPQTVRDLWASGNIDAYVCKDRNGLKDLKEAIKIVSENQQYNSPSIEKALKQKNLLSLNEFEINIVKYLSNGYTQDEIERELKKKNIKPSSRSAIEKRLKELREEFEANTNPHLIGIMKDLKLI
- the lptC gene encoding LPS export ABC transporter periplasmic protein LptC, producing MRLTYKEIITGIVTLTGVTMLFSCQGNLNEIRALEIEGDAPQAIAEGINLKYTDSGRMVANLKSPRMMDFTNKEFPYREFPDGLELEIYDENNEKSTVTSDYGIIYDGTNLIDLQGNVVIYTADSLRLEASQLFWDQNINWVFTDKPNTIKFPNGALNDGEGFDANQNFGNFRSRTNVGIQIIKDNKSDE
- a CDS encoding tetratricopeptide repeat protein, with the translated sequence MKARFIALITGAVLGSSVLSAQSNDCATMAALAYDDAKAKDYDAAYEPLMKVREECPKYSLATFQYGERALNYKIENAEGAEKEQFIKELIGLWEERLELFPNKTSKGKIYSDIAQLRYDHKLGTKEELYNAFDKVYTEDRENFTSPKGLYAYFDLMVEMQDAGDRELQDVFDSYDKVLAKIEEEENDAAERLAPLLKKQEEGEDLTTKEQKQIEYAEINLKNYNLVKGSINAKLGARADCDNLIPLYKKDFEEKKSDVNWLQNANARLSAKDCTEDPLFFQVSEALHQLEPSANSAYSLGQLAEADGDRAKALEYYNEAAELEEDPNDQARIYYRIASNYKERGSFSQARNYYRKALDAKPSLGNAYLQISNMIAQSANNCGETSFDKRAVYWLAADYAARAARVDPSIASNANQTATAYRGRAPQKSDVFQQGRSTGEAIQVGCWIGETVRIPQM